One window from the genome of Indicator indicator isolate 239-I01 chromosome 6, UM_Iind_1.1, whole genome shotgun sequence encodes:
- the LOC128967637 gene encoding olfactory receptor 14A16-like, whose product MANSSSIPHFLLLPLPGTRQLQLLHFCLFLAIYLAALLGNGLIISTIASDHHLHTPMYFFLLNLALLDLGTISTTVPKSMANSLRNTRDISYAGCAAQVLFFFFLITAEYFLLTIMSYDRYVAICRPLHYETLLGSRVCVHLAAAAWACGALNALLHTANTFSLPLCQGNAVDQFFCEVPQILKLSCSTSYLREIWLLVVSISLVCVCFVFIVVSYVQIFRTVLRIPSQQGCHKAFATCLPHLAVLSLFVSTGSLAYLKPPSMSSPSLDLVLSILYSVVPPAMNPLIYSLRNQELKAALSKLIPGCFQKQ is encoded by the coding sequence atggccaacagcagctccatcccccacttcctcctgctgccattgccaggcacaaggcagctgcagctcttgcacttctgcctcttcctggccatctacctggctgccctgctgggcaatgGCCTCATCATCAGCACCatagcctctgaccaccacctccacacccccatgtacttcttcctcctcaacctcGCCCTCCTTGACCTGGGTACCATCTCCACCACAGTTCCCAAGTCCATGGCCAattccctgaggaacaccagggacatctcctatgcaggatgtgctgctcaggtcttattcttttttttccttatcacaGCAGAGTATTTTCTCCTCACCATCATGTCCTACGATCGCTACGTTGCCATCTGCAGACCCCTGCACTATgagaccctcctgggcagcagagtttgtgtccacctggcagcagctgcctgggcctgTGGGGCTCTcaatgctctgctgcacacagccaatACATTTTCCCTACCACTCTGCCAGGGCAATGCTGTGGACCAGTTCTTCTGTGAAGTCCCCCAGATCctcaagctctcctgctccacatccTACCTCAGGGAAATTTGGCTTCTTGTGGTCAGTATCTCCTTAGTGTGTGTCTGTTTTGTGTTCATTGTAGTGTCCTATGTGCAGATCTTCAGGACAGTGctgaggatcccctctcagcagggatgccacaaagcctttgccacctgcctgcctcacctggctgtgctctcccTCTTTGTCAGCACTGGCTCCCTTGCCTACCTGAAGCCCCCTTCCAtgtcctccccatccctggatctCGTTTTGTCAATTCTGTACTCAGTGGTGCCTCCAGCCATGAACCCTCTCATCTACAGTCTGAggaaccaggagctgaaggctgccctgagcaaactgatccctggatgctttcagaagcaataa